A single window of Pyrus communis chromosome 10, drPyrComm1.1, whole genome shotgun sequence DNA harbors:
- the LOC137747416 gene encoding aspartyl protease family protein 1-like, with the protein MAAWTCRASYSSSAAHLFLSFLVLGWASRTCFGLGTYGFDIHHRFSDPVKAILGSDELPEKGSAEYYAAMAHRDRLIRGRHLSTTDDQTTPLAFEYGNITYRISAFGHLHYANVSVGTPSTSYLVALDTGSDLFWLPCDCSSCVRGLQLPNGRVVEFEIYSPNTSSTSKKILCNNTFCSQSQRCASASGDCNYRIEYLSNETSSTGVLVEDVLHLSTDDAQQKDVLARIAFGCGKDQTGIFLDGAAPNGLLGLGMDDVSIPSILAGQGLALNSFSMCFGLDGIGRIRFGDNGSQGQPETPFNHDSQSYPTYNITITQIAIRNSVTDLEFYAIFDSGSSFTYLNDPAYTQITESFNSVLKNSRHPKDSDIPFEYCYDISPNQSVNLTLKGGKQYSLLDPLVTVSNSDESTAFYCLGIVKSGDVNIIGQNFMTGYRVIFDREKMVLGWKESNCYNDEETVTFPISPSKSPTASPKSVNPEATSGSTNTSSKPGSNHSPKLKNSFTSAFTILLFVFFAIV; encoded by the exons ATGGCGGCCTGGACTTGCAGAGCTTCTTACAGTTCCTCCGCCGcgcatctctttctctcttttttggtATTGGGTTGGGCTTCTCGGACCTGTTTCGGGCTCGGGACGTACGGGTTCGATATCCACCACCGGTTCTCGGATCCCGTCAAGGCAATTCTGGGTTCCGATGAGCTGCCGGAGAAGGGTAGCGCCGAGTACTACGCCGCTATGGCCCACCGAGACCGATTGATTCGGGGCCGCCATCTCTCCACCACCGACGATCAAACGACGCCGCTTGCTTTCGAATACGGAAACATCACGTATCGGATTAGTGCATTTGGACA TCTGCATTATGCAAATGTATCTGTGGGGACGCCGAGCACATCATATCTTGTGGCATTGGACACGGGCAGCGATTTGTTCTGGTTGCCATGTGATTGCAGCAGCTGCGTCCGCGGCCTCCAGCTCCCGAATGGACGT GTAGTAGAATTTGAAATCTACAGCCCTAATACGTCATCAACGAGCAAAAAGATTTTATGCAACAACACATTTTGTTCACAATCCCAACGCTGCGCTTCAGCAAGTGGTGATTGCAATTACAGGATCGAATATCTGTCTAATGAGACCTCATCTACTGGGGTCTTGGTAGAGGATGTTTTGCACCTATCTACCGACGATGCTCAACAAAAAGATGTACTTGCACGGATTGCCTTTGG TTGTGGTAAGGACCAGACTGGTATATTTTTGGACGGTGCGGCTCCCAATGGTCTATTAGGGCTTGGTATGGATGATGTATCCATTCCTAGCATTTTAGCAGGACAGGGCCTTGCTTTGAATTCTTTTTCCATGTGTTTTGGACTTGACGGAATTGGGAGAATCAGATTTGGTGATAATGGAAGCCAAGGCCAGCCAGAAACACCATTCAATCATGATAGCCAGTCATA TCCAACTTACAACATTACTATCACTCAAATAGCCATCAGAAATAGTGTTACCGATCTCGAATTCTATGCAATTTTTGACTCTGGTAGCTCATTTACATACCTAAACGATCCAGCTTACACGCAGATTACTGAGAGT tTCAACTCTGTGCTTAAAAATAGTCGGCATCCAAAGGATTCAGATATTCCTTTTGAATATTGTTATGACATAAG TCCAAATCAATCGGTGAACTTGACATTGAAAGGTGGAAAGCAGTATTCTCTCCTCGATCCACTAGTAACCGTGTCCAATTCG GATGAATCCACAGCGTTCTATTGCCTGGGCATCGTCAAAAGTGGAGATGTTAATATCATTGGAC AAAACTTCATGACGGGTTATCGCGTAATTTTTGACCGTGAGAAGATGGTATTGGGTTGGAAGGAATCCAATT gTTACAACGATGAGGAAACCGTCACTTTTCCGATCAGCCCATCGAAATCTCCGACTGCCTCCCCCAAGAGCGTCAACCCGGAGGCCACATCAGGGAGTACCAACACATCCAGCAAACCGGGATCAAATCATTCACCAAAATTGAAGAACTCTTTCACAAGTGCATTCACCattcttctttttgtatttttcgcTATTGTGTGA